The Camelina sativa cultivar DH55 chromosome 14, Cs, whole genome shotgun sequence genome includes a window with the following:
- the LOC104740496 gene encoding uncharacterized protein LOC104740496: protein MMVSLASWVSSPSSSLFFSRGERLHLVKATIDGRNQIAPPAKDQTLTKEVLESVSLLKTAAKTRKVAADEILAAFSAIEKAKLDPSAFLETLGGTESPGRTWMLIFTAEKKLKKGRYFPLTAVQRFDAAGKRIENGVYLGPLGALTFEGRFSWKNRILAFIFEQIRIKIGPLDPLEISLGKKDAEEEPSNKDPFFIWFYIDEEIAVARGRSGGTAFWCRCRRIASS, encoded by the exons ATGATGGTCTCTCTAGCTTCATGGGTTTCGtccccatcttcttctctcttctttagtcGTGGCGAGAGATTACATTTGGTGAAAGCCACGATCGATGGTAGGAACCAGATTGCTCCGCCGGCAAAAGATCAAACCCTTACCAAA GAAGTACTGGAGAGCGTGAGTTTGTTAAAAACCGCTGCAAAAACTAGAAAAGTGGCAGCAGATGAGATTTTAGCTGCTTTTTCTGCTATTGAAAAGGCTAAACTTGATCCATCAGCATTCCTCGAAACACTTGGTGGAACCGAGTCGCCTGGACGAACATGGATGCTCATCTTCACCGCCGAG aagaaactgaagaaagGTCGTTACTTCCCTCTAACCGCTGTTCAGAGATTTGATGCTGCG GGGAAAAGAATAGAGAATGGGGTGTATCTTGGTCCATTAGGAGCATTGACATTCGAAGGAAGGTTTTCATGGAAGAATCGAATCTTAGCTTTCATCTTCGAACAGATCCGCATAAAGATTGGACCTTTAGATCCTCTAGAGATCAGTTTGGGGAAGAAAGACGCCGAGGAAGAGCCGAGCAATAAAGACCCTTTCTTCATTTGGTTTTACATCGATGAAGAAATAGCAGTAGCTCGAGGGAGAAGTGGCGGTACAGCTTTCTGGTGTCGTTGTCGCCGCATTGCTTCCTCATAG
- the LOC104743373 gene encoding eukaryotic peptide chain release factor GTP-binding subunit ERF3A-like: protein MQEHVKVVAIYCDEDKVKRAGPGENLRVRITGIEDEDILSGFVLSSTVKPVPVVTEFVAQLQILELLDNAIFTAGYKAILHIHAVVEECEIIELKSQIDLKTRKPMKKKVLFVKNGAAVVCRIQVTNSICIEKFADFPQLGRFTLRTEGKTIAVGKVIELSSAASSA from the exons ATGCAGGAACATGTGAAAGTTGTTGCTATATATTGCGATGAAGATAAAGTTAAACGTGCAGGACCTGGTGAGAATTTGAGAGTTCGTATTACTGGTATAGAAGATGAGGACATCCTCTCAGGTTTTGTCTTATCCAGCACTG TGAAACCTGTCCCTGTTGTTACTGAGTTTGTAGCCCAACTACAGATCCTTGAGCTGCTTGACAAC GCTATTTTTACAGCTGGTTACAAGGCAATTCTCCACATCCATGCGGTGGTTGAGGAGTGTGAGATAATCGAATTGAAAAGCCAAATTGATCTCAAGACAAGGAAACCCATGAAAAAGAAagttttgtttgtgaagaatGGTGCTGCTGTCGTTTGTAGAATCCAG GTTACGAACTCCATCTGTATTGAAAAATTTGCGGATTTCCCTCAACTTGGAAGATTCACTCTACGAACTGAAG GAAAAACAATTGCTGTTGGAAAGGTGATTGAGCTCTCAAGTGCTGCCTCAAGCGCTTGA